The region GCAGGATCAGCAGTGGCTGAATGTAGACGCCGATCTGGCCGAGTGCGATCAGAAAGGCCACGTACAGGACAGTGTATTTGACGAGTTTCGGGATAATTGCAACTTCCGGGAGTTTGACGCTACGGAGATACTCGCTGACGATGAGTTCGGCCTTATCAGCAACGATGAAGCCAAGAATAACGACAAGAACGGCGATGAACACCTGCGGGATGAACTCGGTAATACGAAACCAGAACTGGTCGGTGTCGAGCAACTGCGCGATATGAATTGCCGTCAGTACGGCGATGCCGTAGATGAACCACGAACTCAGTCGAGCAACGATTTCGACCGTCGACGTCCCAAGTGACTGGGCAGTCCGCTCGAACGGCGTCCCTTCGACCGCTTCCGGCACGCCCGAGGCAGAGAGCAGTTCCTGGTTCAGTCGGCCAACGAGGTAGCCCACGACAAAGCCAAGCGCTAACACCGCGGCGGCAATGACTGCTGGCTCGTCGAGAAACGTCTGCCAGTCCATCTCAATACGCCTCCGGGTCGACCTCGAAAATTAACTCGCCGGCTTTGAACGCGCGGACGAGTCCATCGCTTTCCGATAGCACGATCGTAATCGCGTTCGTATCACGCGTAATCGCCGCCCCGGCCATGTGACGCGTCCCGAGACCTTTCGGGATGTCGACTCCCTCTGCGGAGGGCTCGAGGTAGCGATACGCCGAGACGATCTTGCCAGCGTCGGAGATGACGAACGCACCGTCGAGCCGCGAGAACTCCTTGAGCATGACGTTGACAATTGGGTCGCCAACATGGACGTGGGACTTCTCGAATGGGTTGTACGACAGCGGGCGCGATTTGTTCATGACCTTGCCCGCGTCGCCGACGACGAACAGCGCACCGACGGGTTTGCCTTTCTGTCCTTTCTGCCCGAGTTCGAGTACTAATTCAAGGACAGATTTGACGACCTCGGGGTCTGCACGGGATTTTGCGAAGAGATCGTAGATGCCAGTGTGATCGCCGGCATCAGCTCGCACGCGTGAGAGCGTATCAATATCGTCATCAAAAATGTTCGTTGCACACAGCAAGTCGTCGCCGTCGTCGATGACGCCTTGCCCGAGAGCGCCCTCGAGTGCGAATCGAACTCGCTCTGAAACATCGCTGAACTCGAGGGGGAGTTCCACGAACGTCTCTGCGCCGACGTCGTTTTCCGTTCCGACGACGATCACGTCGAGGTCATCAACGGCAGCGATCTGCTCATAGTACGACCCACTCGGTGCAAAGAGCATGACCGCATCGACTCCCGAAAAGAGTTCCCCATACACGTCGTCTAACCCGGCCATTGCTCATACAACCCGTTTGCGCGCGAATAAGCGTTATGGACGTGTCTGACATGTGTCTGCCGATTCTCAACGAGTTCACTCGAGTTTAATTAGTTCAGAGACGGAAGTATCGAACGGTGCAATCGTTTCAGTGCTCGAGCACACCCAATGAATCGTTCACTGGGCAATCCCAGTGTCCAATCAGCTCTGAACGAGGGGTGTCACGCCTCGAGGCTGTCGCTACACCAGTGACTAACCGCAAATTAGGTCGACTTATTCCGACGTGCCCGTTTTGGTGATTGGGCGGAATTCGCCGTCACCACACGTACAGTCCTCCGAAACGCCGATTGGCCGAATCGATCCATCTGCTCTGATCTCGGAGACGAAGACCGACTCACAGGAGCGACACATGACGACGGTCTTCGAATGCGCTGATGACTTGCTCACGACAACTGGTACATGCTATGATCGTATCACCATTCCTCCAACCTGTTTTGGTACGGCCGCTCGTGACTGTCATAGCCACTTGAACGTTGGTAATCGTCTCCTGCAAGCGCCACAACTATATGCGTATTTCAAAAAGCGCGCCGATCAGTTGTCCTGCTCTTTCGAGGAGTCGTTACTGCCGACCCAGCGCTCCCAGAACGGCTCGAACTCCGCATCGTCCTCAGCAATTCGATTCCACTCTGCGAGGCCGCGCTCTTTGCGCGTCCCGGGAATCGTATTATCCAAGAAGAGTGCAGCCAATCCGCCAACTGCCATGCCCGTCGAGCCGATGATGTAGACCGTATCGACGACGGCGTATCCGGCAGCCTCGAGCCACGCTGTTGCGTCCGCACTCACGAGCCCTAGCGGCTCGAGCACCGATACCAGCGACGCAATCGCCCCCTCGAGTCCAACGGCGTCGCGGAACTCGAGCGTCGTCTCGAAGTTGCCCATGTACGCCGGAATTGCGAGCCCGACGAACAGCGCAAACCCGATGATGAAGACATTTCTCGAGGACTCGAGGTCGACGTGTCTGAGGTTGCCGATACCGACGGCGACGATCTGGGCGAACATGGCGATAAAGAGGCCGCCGATGATCGGGTCGGGAATCGTTGCGATGAGTTGGCCGAAGTAGCCGATGAAGCCGAAGATGAGCATGAAGACGGCACCGATCTGGACGACGTAGCGCGAGGCGACGCCGGTGAGCCCGATTGCGCCGATGTTCTCGGAGTAGGAGGTCGAGCCGCCGGTGCCCATGATGCCCGAGAAGACGTTCATCAGCCCTTCCATCCCGATACCGTGGTTAATTCGTTTCTCGCTCGGTGCGGCTGAACCGGTGATGTTCGCGACGGCGTAGTAGTCACCAATGCTTTCGACAATCGAGGCGAGCACGCCGGCGAACATGCCGATAACGAACGCTGCAGTCACTTCGGGTATTCCCCACTGGAGCGGGTAGATCGGCATGAGCAACGAGGCGTCCGTCACCTCGCCAAAGGAGATGTAGCCGGGGTGGCCGTCACCAATCGTGCCGGTTGCTGAGAGCATCGCAGCGACAGCCCAGGCGAGACCAATTGCAATGATAACTGGATAGAGCCGGAACGCGCGGTGTTTGACGTCGAGATACTGCGAAAAGAGGACAATGAGCCCAAGCGTGAAGCCGAGCAAGAGCCAACTCTGGTCCGTCTGCGTTACCTGATCGACGTTGAACAGCGCCAGTCCGATCAGGGCAATCGTCGGCGCGATCACGACCGGCGAGAGGAAGCGACGAAGCTTCCCGACCAGTCCGAAATACCCCATCGCGACCTGCACCGTCGCGGCGACGATGATTGCGCCCTGTAACTGTAACAGGGCCGTTTCCCAGTCACCAGCACCGACGCCACCCGCAGTCACGACCGTGATGATCGCCAGCGCGGGTGCGAGCATCGAGAACGGTGCCCCCTGAACGATTGGATACCGGTTCCCGAACGTCGTCTGGGCGAGCGTCGCGATCCCGCTCACGACGAAGAAGGTGCCGATAAATCGCGCCGCAACATCACCCGGCATCTCCATCGCACCCGCCAAAATCAGCGGGACTGCGATGTTCGCCCCCACCATCGTCAGGTAGTGTTGAATGCCAAGCACCGCCGATTCGCCCATCGGCGGCCGGTCGTCGATCCCGTACTCGATGTCGTCGTTTTCCTCGACGGCCCCTGATGAACCGTCGCGATTCCCCGCCGCCGCTGCATCGTCCCCCGTCATCTACGAGTCACTCACGGAGTCACGAGTGGGCATGCCAAAAGGCGTATTGATCCATTCCGACCAGTACAGTTGCTATCGTGACAGTTCCTGGCGCTCGAGGACAGTCTCCCTGCTCACAAGCGGTGAGACGTGGGCCCTACTCAACGGCGACCTGTGGCTGTTCGCCCTCCATCGGCTCCTCGGGTGCGTTCGTGCCTACCTGGACGGTGAGGACGGGAACCTCGGCACAGCGGACGACGCGTTCGGTGACGCTGCCGAGCAGGAGGCGGTCAATGCCGCCGCGGCCGTGTGTTCCCATGACGATGAGATCACACGCGTCGGGGCCGGCTTCCTCGACGATGACGCGACTCGGTGAGCCATCGAGGATTTTGGTGTCGACCTCGACGCCCTCCGGAGCGAGTTCTTCGACGCGCTCGACTGCCGACCGGCCTTCCTCGCGCAGCGCCTCGCTGATCCCTTCCCAGGCGGTCTCCATCGGGAGGCCACCATAGCCTGCTGCGTTGACGACGTAGACGGCCCGAATCGTCGCGTCGTGTGCGAGTGCAAGATCGAACGCGTACTCGAGTGCACGTTCACCCTTCGGTGAGCCATCAGTTGGGACGACGATGCAATCGTACATGGTTATGTGATAACGTTTCTCACCCACCTATAATAACGTTGTCGTAGTTCTGACCGACCATCAACTGGCGTGATA is a window of Natronolimnobius sp. AArcel1 DNA encoding:
- a CDS encoding uracil-xanthine permease family protein gives rise to the protein MTGDDAAAAGNRDGSSGAVEENDDIEYGIDDRPPMGESAVLGIQHYLTMVGANIAVPLILAGAMEMPGDVAARFIGTFFVVSGIATLAQTTFGNRYPIVQGAPFSMLAPALAIITVVTAGGVGAGDWETALLQLQGAIIVAATVQVAMGYFGLVGKLRRFLSPVVIAPTIALIGLALFNVDQVTQTDQSWLLLGFTLGLIVLFSQYLDVKHRAFRLYPVIIAIGLAWAVAAMLSATGTIGDGHPGYISFGEVTDASLLMPIYPLQWGIPEVTAAFVIGMFAGVLASIVESIGDYYAVANITGSAAPSEKRINHGIGMEGLMNVFSGIMGTGGSTSYSENIGAIGLTGVASRYVVQIGAVFMLIFGFIGYFGQLIATIPDPIIGGLFIAMFAQIVAVGIGNLRHVDLESSRNVFIIGFALFVGLAIPAYMGNFETTLEFRDAVGLEGAIASLVSVLEPLGLVSADATAWLEAAGYAVVDTVYIIGSTGMAVGGLAALFLDNTIPGTRKERGLAEWNRIAEDDAEFEPFWERWVGSNDSSKEQDN
- a CDS encoding universal stress protein is translated as MYDCIVVPTDGSPKGERALEYAFDLALAHDATIRAVYVVNAAGYGGLPMETAWEGISEALREEGRSAVERVEELAPEGVEVDTKILDGSPSRVIVEEAGPDACDLIVMGTHGRGGIDRLLLGSVTERVVRCAEVPVLTVQVGTNAPEEPMEGEQPQVAVE
- a CDS encoding mechanosensitive ion channel family protein is translated as MDWQTFLDEPAVIAAAVLALGFVVGYLVGRLNQELLSASGVPEAVEGTPFERTAQSLGTSTVEIVARLSSWFIYGIAVLTAIHIAQLLDTDQFWFRITEFIPQVFIAVLVVILGFIVADKAELIVSEYLRSVKLPEVAIIPKLVKYTVLYVAFLIALGQIGVYIQPLLILLLVYTVGVIILGAVAFKDFLVSSAAGIYLLLNQPYGIGDEIRIGEQTGIVQEVDLFVTKIENNGEEYIIPNRRVFDDEIARVRD
- the dacZ gene encoding diadenylate cyclase DacZ, encoding MAGLDDVYGELFSGVDAVMLFAPSGSYYEQIAAVDDLDVIVVGTENDVGAETFVELPLEFSDVSERVRFALEGALGQGVIDDGDDLLCATNIFDDDIDTLSRVRADAGDHTGIYDLFAKSRADPEVVKSVLELVLELGQKGQKGKPVGALFVVGDAGKVMNKSRPLSYNPFEKSHVHVGDPIVNVMLKEFSRLDGAFVISDAGKIVSAYRYLEPSAEGVDIPKGLGTRHMAGAAITRDTNAITIVLSESDGLVRAFKAGELIFEVDPEAY